The candidate division TA06 bacterium region CAGCAGCGGCTCGGAGATGCCCTGGGCCACTATATTCTGGAAGTCGGAGATGCCCCTGGCCTCGATTCGTTTGCGTTCGGCCTCCTGCTTCTCCTTGGTCAAAATGAACTCCATCCTCTGGCTCTCCTGCTCGGCCTTGAGCTTGTCCTCGATGGCGTCGGTCACCTTGCGGGGCAGCTCGATTTTGCGCAACGGAGTGCTCTCCACAATTATTCCCCTCGGGCTTACCATTTCCTTTAGGTCTTCCGAGATCATCTGGGCCAGTGTTTCCCGTTGCGAGGTGTAAAGCGCCTTGGCCTCGAACCCCGCGGTCACCCCCCGGCAGACCGACCGGAATTGCGGCTCCAAAATGACCTCCACATAATTTACCCCCACGGTTTTATACACTTCGGCCGCCTTCTCGGGGTCCAGATGATAGAGTACGCTGGCATCAAGATTAACCGTCAGGCCTTCCTTGGATGGCACGGCCATCACTTCGAAAACCTGCTGGGTCTTGATGGAAAATTTTATCACCCGGGCGAATGGGTTGCGGAAGTTGATCCCGGATTTCAGGGTCTTTGCCGAGACGCTGCCGAAGAAGTCCACCACGCCCACGT contains the following coding sequences:
- a CDS encoding prohibitin family protein, giving the protein MLFIFSLLVFGASVYYLWAADRKLKQYNESFRQGRAISMILALLFGLIAFTRLLTVIPAGHVGVVDFFGSVSAKTLKSGINFRNPFARVIKFSIKTQQVFEVMAVPSKEGLTVNLDASVLYHLDPEKAAEVYKTVGVNYVEVILEPQFRSVCRGVTAGFEAKALYTSQRETLAQMISEDLKEMVSPRGIIVESTPLRKIELPRKVTDAIEDKLKAEQESQRMEFILTKEKQEAERKRIEARGISDFQNIVAQGISEPLLRWKGIEATEKLASSSNSKIVIIGSGKDGLPVILDTK